One Centroberyx gerrardi isolate f3 chromosome 6, fCenGer3.hap1.cur.20231027, whole genome shotgun sequence genomic region harbors:
- the ift20 gene encoding intraflagellar transport protein 20 homolog, with product MAKDPLAEAGFHFDELNKLRVLEPEVGQKTTELKEECKEFVDKIGQFQKIVGGLIELVDELAKEAETEKMKAIGARNLLKSVAKQREAQQQQLQALIAEKKMQLERYRIEYDALSKVEAEQNEFIDQFILQK from the exons ATGGCCAAAGACCCGTTGGCGGAGGCTGGCTTTCATTTCGATGAACTCAACAAGCTCCGGGTGCTGGAGCCTGAGGTTGGCCAGAAGACCACAGAGCTCAAGGAAGAGTGTAAAGAGTTTGTGGACA aAATCGGCCAATTTCAGAAGATAGTTGGAGGTCTTATTGAGCTGGTGGATGAGTTGGCAAaagaagcagagacagaaaaaatgaaG GCCATTGGGgcaagaaacctgctgaagtCAGTGGCAAAGCAAAGAGAggcccaacagcagcagctccaggctcTCATTGCAGAGAAAAAGATGCAGCTTGAGAG ATACCGCATTGAATACGACGCCCTCTCCAAAGTGGAGGCTGAGCAGAACGAGTTCATCGACCAGTTTATTCTGCAGAAATAA